A region of Chitinophagales bacterium DNA encodes the following proteins:
- a CDS encoding proline dehydrogenase family protein, with translation MSDPQPKISFENTEVAYAYLSNSELRKAYWLFRMMSINWLVSIGNSVIHSMLKLNFPIQGIIKNTIFSHFCGGESLDESIPLINRLKNNNIEVLLNYSVEGLEDASGYRDTYEKTLNAIHFAKENPSVRAMCLKFTGFAHTDVWVKLQAKQELTPAEQQEYLQAKSYIDKLCSEAVDCDVHLYVDAEESWFQDSIDELVDEMMEKYNKDEAFIFNTYQLYRSDKLEDFKKAHQRALSKGYILGAKIVRGAYVEKENDYYVKLGKKSPINNTKEASDREFDGAVRYAVENVTTISLCCASHNEASNKLYYELLMEKNIPLNHKHVNSSQLLGMSDNITYNLSALGMNTAKYMPFGPVKEVIPYLIRRAQENTSVEGQTSRELLLLEKELNRRNL, from the coding sequence ATGTCCGACCCCCAGCCCAAAATCTCCTTTGAAAACACAGAAGTAGCTTATGCATACTTATCTAATAGTGAATTGCGCAAAGCCTATTGGCTCTTTAGAATGATGAGTATAAACTGGCTCGTGAGTATAGGCAATTCAGTCATTCATTCTATGCTCAAGCTCAACTTTCCTATTCAAGGAATCATCAAGAATACTATTTTTTCTCATTTTTGTGGCGGAGAGTCTTTAGATGAGTCCATTCCATTGATTAACCGATTGAAGAACAATAATATTGAAGTTCTTCTGAATTACAGTGTGGAAGGATTAGAAGATGCTTCTGGTTATAGAGATACCTATGAAAAAACATTGAATGCAATTCATTTTGCTAAGGAAAACCCTTCCGTCCGTGCTATGTGTTTGAAATTTACTGGCTTCGCGCACACTGATGTATGGGTAAAGCTACAAGCTAAGCAAGAATTGACACCAGCAGAACAGCAGGAATATCTTCAAGCGAAGTCATACATAGATAAATTATGCAGTGAAGCTGTGGACTGTGATGTGCACCTCTATGTAGATGCTGAGGAGAGCTGGTTCCAGGATAGTATCGATGAGCTGGTCGATGAAATGATGGAGAAATACAATAAAGATGAAGCCTTTATTTTCAATACTTATCAGTTGTATCGCAGTGATAAATTAGAGGACTTTAAGAAAGCACACCAGCGGGCGTTGTCAAAGGGTTATATCCTCGGAGCCAAAATAGTTCGTGGAGCTTATGTAGAAAAAGAAAACGATTACTATGTAAAACTCGGCAAGAAATCTCCAATCAATAATACTAAAGAAGCTTCAGATCGAGAATTCGATGGAGCTGTACGATATGCTGTAGAGAATGTAACAACTATTTCCCTATGTTGTGCTTCACACAATGAAGCTTCGAATAAATTGTATTATGAACTATTAATGGAGAAAAATATTCCCTTGAATCATAAACATGTCAATTCTTCTCAACTACTTGGCATGAGTGATAATATCACTTACAATCTCTCAGCCTTAGGCATGAATACGGCAAAGTATATGCCTTTCGGTCCAGTGAAAGAAGTGATTCCTTATCTTATTCGTCGGGCACAAGAAAATACTTCTGTAGAAGGGCAGACGAGTAGAGAGTTGCTGTTATTGGAGAAAGAATTGAATAGAAGGAATTTATAA